Proteins from one Streptococcus mitis B6 genomic window:
- the secY2 gene encoding accessory Sec system protein translocase subunit SecY2: MTKIYSSIAVKKGLYTLFLLFIYVLGSRITLPFVDLNSKDFLGGSTAYLAFSAALTGGNLRSLSIFSVGLSPWMSAMILWQMFSYSKKLGLSSTAIEIQDRRKMYLTLLIAVIQSLAVSLSLPVQSSYSAILVVLMNTLLLIAGTFFLVWLSDLNASMGIGGSIVILLSSIVLNIPQDVIETFQTVHIPTGIIVLLALLTLVFSYLLAIMYRARYLVPVNKIGLHNRFKRYSYLEIMLNPAGGMPYMYVMSFLSVPAYLFILLGFIFPNHAGLAALSKEFMVGKPLWVYVYISVLFLFSIIFAFVTMNGEEIADRMKKSGEYIYGIYPGEDTSRFINGLVLRFSVIGGLFNVIMAGGPMLFVLFDEKLLRLAMIPGLFMMFGGMIFTIRDEVKALRLNETYKPLI; the protein is encoded by the coding sequence GTGACTAAGATTTATTCGTCAATAGCGGTAAAAAAAGGACTGTATACCTTATTTCTACTGTTTATCTATGTATTGGGAAGTCGTATTACTCTCCCTTTTGTTGACTTAAATAGTAAAGATTTTTTAGGAGGTTCAACAGCCTATCTAGCCTTCTCAGCCGCCCTAACAGGTGGAAATCTAAGAAGTTTGTCAATTTTTTCTGTTGGATTATCCCCTTGGATGTCAGCTATGATCTTGTGGCAGATGTTTTCATATTCTAAAAAATTGGGGCTAAGTTCTACAGCGATTGAAATTCAAGATCGTCGAAAAATGTATCTGACCTTGCTAATTGCTGTTATTCAATCCTTGGCAGTTAGCTTGAGCTTGCCAGTGCAATCCTCCTACTCGGCAATTTTGGTTGTTCTAATGAATACCTTGTTGCTGATAGCAGGAACATTTTTTCTTGTTTGGTTATCAGATTTAAATGCTAGTATGGGGATTGGGGGTTCTATTGTCATCCTCCTATCCAGTATTGTTTTAAATATCCCTCAGGATGTTATTGAAACATTTCAGACGGTTCATATTCCAACAGGGATTATTGTGTTACTTGCTTTATTAACCCTTGTCTTTTCTTATTTACTTGCCATTATGTATCGAGCTCGCTATTTGGTTCCTGTTAATAAAATTGGCTTACACAATCGTTTTAAACGCTATTCTTATCTCGAAATCATGTTGAATCCTGCAGGTGGGATGCCTTATATGTATGTGATGAGCTTCCTGAGTGTACCAGCTTATCTGTTCATCTTGTTGGGATTTATTTTCCCTAATCATGCAGGGCTAGCGGCTTTATCAAAGGAATTTATGGTTGGGAAGCCTTTGTGGGTCTATGTTTATATTTCGGTCTTATTTTTATTTAGTATTATTTTTGCATTTGTTACTATGAATGGAGAAGAGATTGCAGACCGCATGAAAAAATCTGGAGAATACATTTATGGAATTTATCCAGGAGAGGACACTAGTAGATTTATTAATGGCTTGGTCCTTCGTTTCTCAGTCATAGGTGGTCTCTTTAATGTGATCATGGCAGGTGGTCCCATGCTTTTTGTTTTGTTTGATGAAAAGTTATTACGATTAGCAATGATTCCAGGATTATTTATGATGTTTGGGGGCATGATTTTTACGATTCGAGATGAGGTCAAGGCTTTACGGTTAAATGAAACCTATAAACCTTTGATTTAG
- a CDS encoding glycosyltransferase family 2 protein: protein MSELISVVVPIYNTEKYLVECVEHILKQTYQNIEIILVDDGSTDNSGEICDAFMMQDERVRVFHQENQGAAQAKNLGLREARGQYITIVDSDDIVKENMIETLYQQVQEKNADIVIGNYYNYDESDGNFYFYVTGQDFCVEELSRQEIMNRQAGDWKFNSSAFILPTFKLIKKELFNEVHFSNGRRFDDEATMHRFYLLASKIVFINDNLYLYRRRSGSIMRTEFDLSWARDIVEVFSKKISDCVLAGLDVSVLRIRFVNLLRDYKQTLEFHQLTDTEEYKDICFRLKLFFEAEQRNSKS, encoded by the coding sequence ATGAGCGAATTAATTAGTGTTGTGGTACCAATATACAATACAGAGAAATATTTAGTGGAGTGTGTCGAGCATATTCTAAAGCAAACCTATCAAAATATAGAAATTATTTTAGTTGATGATGGTTCGACGGATAATTCTGGGGAAATTTGTGATGCTTTTATGATGCAAGATGAGCGTGTCAGAGTGTTTCATCAAGAAAATCAGGGAGCAGCACAAGCTAAAAATCTAGGTCTGCGTGAAGCTAGAGGCCAATATATTACGATTGTTGATTCGGATGATATTGTAAAAGAAAATATGATTGAAACTCTTTATCAACAAGTTCAAGAAAAGAATGCAGATATTGTTATAGGAAATTACTATAATTATGACGAAAGTGATGGGAATTTTTATTTTTATGTAACGGGGCAAGATTTTTGTGTCGAAGAACTATCTAGGCAAGAAATTATGAACCGTCAAGCAGGAGATTGGAAATTCAATAGTTCAGCCTTTATATTGCCGACATTTAAGTTGATTAAAAAAGAATTATTTAATGAAGTTCACTTTTCAAATGGTCGCCGCTTCGATGATGAAGCAACCATGCATCGCTTTTATCTTTTAGCGTCTAAAATCGTCTTTATAAACGATAATCTCTATCTGTATAGAAGACGTTCAGGAAGTATCATGAGAACGGAATTTGATCTTTCTTGGGCAAGAGATATTGTTGAAGTGTTTTCTAAGAAAATATCAGATTGTGTCTTGGCTGGTTTGGATGTATCCGTTTTGCGTATTCGATTTGTCAATCTTTTAAGGGATTACAAGCAAACTTTAGAATTCCATCAATTAACAGATACTGAGGAATATAAAGATATTTGTTTCAGATTGAAGCTCTTTTTTGAAGCAGAACAAAGAAATAGTAAAAGTTAA
- a CDS encoding glycosyltransferase family 8 protein, with translation MRKSIVLVADNAYLIPLETTIKSVLYHNRDVDFYILNSDIAPEWFKLLGRKMEVVNSTIRSVYIDKELFEGYKTGPHINYATYFRFFATAVVESEKVLYLDSDIIVTGDLSTLFEMDLKEYSIGAVDDVYAYEGRKSGFNAGVLLMDVAKWEEDSIVNSLLELAAEQNQAVHLGDQSILNIYFEDNWLALDKTYNYMVGADTFRLDQECERLDNNPPVIVHFASHDKPWNTYSISRLRELWWTYRDLDWSEIAFKRSSLNYFERSNQSQKQAMVVTWSADVKHLEYLLQQLPDWHFHVAAPVYCNKDLTKLSVYSNVTLYQSILHQRIDWLLDDSSIYLDINMGGEVLDVVTRAKERGKKILAFDITRKSMEDGIYEGIFSVERPDDLVNKMKNIEIE, from the coding sequence ATGAGAAAATCAATAGTATTGGTAGCTGATAATGCTTATCTTATTCCTTTAGAGACGACTATAAAGTCTGTATTGTATCACAATAGGGATGTTGATTTTTATATTCTAAATAGTGACATAGCTCCTGAATGGTTCAAATTATTGGGGAGAAAAATGGAAGTTGTGAATTCTACAATTCGCAGTGTATACATTGATAAAGAACTTTTTGAAGGTTATAAAACGGGACCTCATATTAATTATGCTACTTATTTTCGCTTTTTTGCGACAGCAGTGGTTGAATCTGAAAAGGTCTTATATCTGGATTCTGATATTATTGTAACTGGTGATCTATCTACTCTGTTTGAGATGGATCTTAAAGAATATTCTATTGGAGCTGTTGATGATGTTTATGCCTACGAGGGACGAAAATCTGGTTTTAATGCTGGTGTTTTGCTAATGGATGTTGCAAAATGGGAAGAAGATTCTATTGTTAATAGTTTATTGGAATTAGCGGCAGAGCAGAATCAAGCTGTTCATCTTGGGGATCAGAGTATTTTAAATATTTACTTTGAGGATAATTGGCTAGCATTAGATAAAACATATAATTATATGGTTGGTGCTGATACTTTTCGTCTGGATCAGGAATGTGAACGGCTAGATAATAATCCACCTGTCATTGTTCACTTTGCTAGTCATGATAAACCTTGGAATACGTATAGTATATCTAGACTGCGTGAATTATGGTGGACTTATAGAGATTTAGATTGGTCAGAGATCGCTTTTAAGCGTTCTAGTTTGAATTACTTTGAACGAAGTAATCAATCGCAAAAACAGGCTATGGTTGTAACTTGGAGTGCAGATGTAAAACATTTAGAGTATTTATTACAACAATTACCTGATTGGCATTTTCATGTTGCAGCCCCCGTTTATTGTAATAAAGATTTAACTAAATTGTCTGTCTATTCTAACGTGACTTTATATCAATCTATTCTTCACCAGAGAATCGATTGGTTACTAGATGATTCTAGTATATACTTGGATATTAATATGGGTGGGGAAGTCCTAGATGTAGTTACGAGAGCAAAAGAGAGAGGTAAGAAAATCTTGGCTTTTGATATAACACGTAAAAGTATGGAAGATGGAATCTATGAAGGCATTTTTTCTGTAGAGAGACCGGATGATTTAGTGAATAAAATGAAGAATATAGAGATAGAATAA
- a CDS encoding glycosyltransferase has protein sequence MGNTKRAVVFAGDYAYIRQIETALKSICRHNSHLKIYVLNQDIPQEWFSQIRIYLQEMGGDLIDCKLIGSQYTMNWSNKLPHINHMTFARYFIPDFATEDKVLYLDSDLIVTGDLTDLFELDLGENYLAAARSCFGAGVGFNAGVLLINNKKWRSETIRQKLIELTEKEHENVKEGDQSILNMLFKEQYNLLEDKYNFQIGFDYGAAAFKHQFIFDIPLNPLPLILHYISQDKPWNQFSVGRLREIWWKYSLMDWSVILNEWSSKGVKYPSKSQQFKLQCVNLTNSWCVEKIDYLAEQLPDVHFHIVAYTNMANELLALTRFPNVTVYPNSLPMLLEQILIASDLYLDLNHDRKLEDAYEFVLKHKKPMIAFDNTCSENLSEISYEGIYPSSIPEKMVDAIRSYMR, from the coding sequence ATGGGAAATACCAAACGTGCAGTAGTATTTGCAGGTGATTACGCTTATATTCGCCAAATCGAAACAGCTTTGAAATCAATCTGTAGACACAATAGTCATTTGAAAATTTATGTGCTAAATCAGGACATTCCCCAGGAATGGTTTAGTCAAATAAGAATATATTTACAAGAAATGGGTGGGGACTTGATCGATTGCAAGTTGATTGGCTCGCAGTATACAATGAACTGGTCTAATAAATTACCTCATATCAATCATATGACCTTTGCACGCTATTTTATTCCAGATTTTGCAACAGAAGATAAAGTTCTCTATCTAGATAGTGATTTGATTGTGACTGGTGATTTGACCGATTTGTTTGAATTAGATTTAGGTGAAAATTATCTGGCAGCAGCACGTTCTTGCTTTGGAGCTGGAGTTGGCTTCAATGCTGGGGTTTTGTTGATTAACAACAAAAAATGGCGCTCTGAAACTATTCGACAAAAATTAATTGAATTAACAGAAAAAGAACATGAGAATGTTAAGGAGGGGGACCAATCAATTTTAAATATGTTGTTTAAAGAACAATATAACTTGCTTGAAGATAAATATAATTTTCAAATAGGTTTTGATTATGGAGCAGCTGCCTTTAAACATCAATTTATTTTTGATATTCCATTAAATCCATTACCGCTAATTTTACACTATATTTCTCAGGATAAACCATGGAATCAATTTTCTGTTGGACGTCTAAGAGAAATTTGGTGGAAATACTCTTTAATGGATTGGTCTGTGATTTTAAATGAATGGTCTTCAAAGGGTGTGAAGTATCCTAGTAAATCACAACAATTTAAGTTGCAATGTGTGAATTTAACGAATTCTTGGTGTGTCGAGAAAATAGATTACTTGGCGGAGCAATTGCCAGATGTTCATTTTCATATTGTTGCTTACACAAATATGGCAAATGAACTATTAGCTTTAACGCGTTTTCCTAATGTGACCGTATATCCAAATTCCTTACCAATGTTATTGGAACAAATATTAATAGCTTCAGATTTGTATTTGGATTTGAATCATGATAGAAAATTAGAAGATGCATATGAGTTTGTGCTTAAGCACAAAAAACCAATGATAGCTTTCGATAATACTTGCTCTGAAAATCTTTCTGAGATTTCATATGAAGGTATCTATCCAAGTTCCATTCCGGAAAAAATGGTAGACGCAATCAGATCTTACATGAGGTAG
- a CDS encoding glycosyltransferase family 2 protein, translating into MESLISVIIPVYNTESYIGVCLESLVKQTYTNFEVLMIDDGSTDNSGRICQEYTESDSRFHYYRKENGGVSSARNLGIEYSRGDYLTFVDSDDWVEEDYLEVLYSALVSESASVSISTYKRFSMEDNTWYVHSFQRGYEKRVFNYLELINELIDLDSFDHSYRFVSGKLVRRDILGDIRFNTLTILGEDMEFWFKIYLISPKSVYINRDSYVYRIAEGPTRHFSLLKIRCDLQQRKNFIALLLARNIDVGRYVDSFVSLLKFRKKELEEKNLSETDTMKWIKETLYLLDE; encoded by the coding sequence ATGGAATCTTTGATTAGTGTTATTATTCCAGTTTATAATACTGAAAGTTATATTGGAGTTTGCTTGGAAAGTCTTGTTAAACAGACTTATACAAATTTTGAAGTGCTTATGATTGATGATGGTTCTACAGATAATTCAGGAAGAATTTGTCAGGAATATACAGAAAGTGACTCCCGTTTTCATTACTACAGGAAAGAAAATGGCGGAGTTTCCTCTGCTCGTAATTTAGGGATTGAATACTCAAGAGGTGATTATTTAACGTTTGTTGATTCAGATGACTGGGTTGAGGAAGATTATTTAGAAGTTCTATATTCTGCTCTAGTATCCGAATCTGCGTCAGTTTCAATTTCAACATATAAAAGATTTTCTATGGAAGATAACACTTGGTATGTTCATTCTTTTCAAAGAGGCTATGAAAAACGAGTTTTTAATTACCTAGAGTTAATAAATGAATTAATTGATTTAGATTCATTCGATCATTCTTATCGTTTTGTAAGTGGAAAGTTAGTAAGACGAGATATTCTAGGAGATATTCGTTTTAATACTTTGACAATATTGGGTGAGGATATGGAGTTTTGGTTTAAAATCTATCTTATTTCACCCAAATCTGTCTATATCAATAGAGATAGTTATGTTTATCGAATAGCTGAAGGCCCGACGAGACATTTTAGTTTACTCAAGATCAGGTGTGATTTACAGCAGCGTAAAAATTTTATAGCTCTTCTTTTAGCTCGAAATATAGATGTTGGTCGATACGTAGATAGTTTTGTATCTCTGTTAAAATTTAGAAAAAAAGAACTTGAAGAAAAAAATCTATCAGAAACAGATACGATGAAATGGATTAAGGAAACATTATATTTACTTGATGAGTAA
- a CDS encoding SP_1767 family glycosyltransferase: MNKTIVLAGDRNYTTQLETTIKSILYHNRDAKIYILNQDIMPDWFRKPRKIARMLGSEIIDVKLPEKAIFQDWIKQAHISSIAYARYFIPDYIQEDTVLYLDCDLLINDKLDSLFEQGVQEHSIAAIRNVNGQGFNTGVLLINNKKWRQEKLKDRLIEQSILTTKEVEEGRFEHFNGDQTIFNQVLQDNWLELDRAYNLQVGHDVVALYNNWQEHLAFHDKPVVIHFTTYRKPWTTLIANRYRDLWWEYHDLEWSQILQHHVGEFELISPLDKEFSCLTLTNSQDLEGIEELVTALPDVVFHIAAWTDMGDKLKRLAIYDNVRLHPQIVPPVLDKLKSSADLYLDINYSHVAGTILEDMKLLEKPILSFDTIDHGNAGQLVFKKNEVSVMVRAIKDYRRDGKFLSCYEGSDFHCLTLTNSQELEKIDYLVENFPMVTFHIAAWTVMGPLLHELAKKYKNVKLYPEVKRDQFEQLKSQMDVYLDINLHNSTSEVVKEISLLNKPMLAFYTSQNGNHGQHLYSSEHPERLLQALQSLIKGETLGEPEKPIKVIGIDQTLDYVIKNKSSLVRFGDGEVNLMWGWPIPYQNHDVELANQLKHIVGLQSNEKLVVCLPDAFEDRFVFTWWATPFWKEHMNVYMDFYKELCKGSWYGSTFISRPYIDYEDKSKAKGQFEKLKSIWENRDILIVEGITSRSGVGNDLFDKAKSVKRIICPSHNAYSIVDKIQEKIIKHANGRLILCMLGPTAKVLSYNLCQMGYQVLDVGHIDSEYEWMKMGAKTKVKFSHKHTAEHNFDQDIEFIEDETYNNQIVARILE; this comes from the coding sequence ATGAACAAAACAATTGTATTAGCTGGTGATCGTAATTACACCACGCAGTTAGAAACAACCATAAAATCTATCCTATATCACAATAGAGATGCTAAGATTTACATTTTAAATCAAGATATCATGCCAGATTGGTTCCGTAAGCCACGAAAAATAGCTCGCATGCTAGGGAGTGAGATTATTGATGTGAAGTTGCCAGAAAAGGCTATTTTTCAGGATTGGATCAAGCAAGCTCATATTAGCAGTATTGCCTATGCTAGGTACTTTATTCCAGACTATATACAAGAAGATACTGTGTTGTATTTGGATTGTGATTTACTTATTAATGATAAATTAGACAGTCTATTTGAGCAGGGTGTACAAGAACATTCTATCGCAGCGATTAGAAACGTAAATGGTCAAGGTTTTAATACTGGTGTTTTACTCATTAACAATAAAAAATGGCGCCAAGAGAAGCTAAAAGATCGTCTAATTGAACAGTCTATCCTAACAACAAAGGAAGTTGAAGAAGGTCGTTTTGAACATTTTAATGGTGATCAAACGATTTTCAATCAGGTCTTGCAAGATAATTGGTTAGAGCTAGATAGAGCTTACAATCTACAAGTAGGGCATGATGTGGTGGCTCTCTATAATAATTGGCAGGAACATCTAGCTTTTCATGACAAACCAGTAGTAATTCATTTTACGACCTACAGAAAGCCATGGACCACCTTGATAGCCAATCGTTATCGTGATTTATGGTGGGAATACCATGATTTGGAGTGGAGTCAGATTCTACAACACCATGTAGGAGAGTTTGAGCTAATATCGCCTCTAGATAAGGAATTTTCTTGCTTAACCTTAACGAATTCCCAAGATTTAGAAGGAATAGAGGAGTTAGTTACAGCTCTTCCAGATGTGGTATTTCATATCGCTGCTTGGACGGATATGGGAGATAAGCTAAAAAGATTAGCGATATATGATAATGTGAGATTGCATCCACAGATTGTTCCACCTGTATTAGATAAGTTGAAGAGCAGTGCAGATTTATATCTGGATATTAACTATAGTCATGTAGCAGGTACTATCTTAGAGGATATGAAACTCTTAGAAAAGCCAATTCTATCATTTGATACTATTGACCATGGGAATGCTGGTCAGCTAGTATTTAAAAAGAATGAAGTTTCAGTCATGGTTCGAGCAATTAAAGATTATCGTAGAGATGGAAAATTTCTAAGTTGTTATGAAGGTAGTGATTTCCATTGCTTAACTTTAACAAATTCTCAAGAATTGGAAAAAATAGATTATCTAGTAGAGAATTTTCCTATGGTAACCTTCCATATAGCGGCTTGGACGGTAATGGGACCACTCTTACATGAATTAGCGAAAAAATATAAAAATGTTAAGCTATATCCTGAAGTGAAAAGAGATCAATTTGAACAACTCAAATCTCAAATGGATGTTTATTTGGATATTAACCTCCACAATTCTACTAGTGAGGTTGTCAAGGAGATATCATTATTAAATAAACCAATGCTTGCATTTTATACTTCACAAAATGGGAATCATGGCCAGCATTTATATTCAAGTGAGCATCCAGAAAGGCTCCTTCAGGCACTTCAATCATTGATAAAAGGTGAGACTTTGGGAGAGCCAGAAAAGCCAATTAAAGTTATAGGAATTGATCAAACTCTGGATTATGTTATCAAAAATAAGTCTTCATTAGTTCGCTTTGGAGATGGAGAAGTCAATTTGATGTGGGGCTGGCCGATACCTTATCAAAATCATGATGTTGAATTGGCTAATCAATTAAAGCATATTGTAGGGTTGCAGAGTAATGAAAAACTAGTGGTTTGTTTACCTGACGCTTTTGAAGATCGTTTTGTCTTTACTTGGTGGGCTACACCATTCTGGAAAGAACATATGAATGTTTATATGGATTTTTATAAAGAGTTGTGTAAAGGTTCATGGTACGGCTCTACCTTTATCTCACGTCCATACATTGATTATGAAGATAAAAGCAAAGCAAAAGGTCAATTTGAAAAGTTAAAGAGCATATGGGAGAATCGAGACATTCTTATTGTAGAAGGAATTACATCTCGTTCAGGGGTAGGAAATGATTTATTCGATAAGGCCAAATCTGTGAAGCGGATTATTTGTCCATCTCATAATGCTTATTCTATTGTCGATAAGATTCAAGAGAAAATTATTAAACATGCTAATGGAAGACTCATTTTATGTATGTTGGGACCAACAGCCAAGGTTCTGAGTTATAATCTATGTCAGATGGGCTATCAAGTTTTGGATGTAGGCCATATTGACTCAGAGTATGAGTGGATGAAAATGGGAGCTAAAACTAAGGTTAAATTTTCTCATAAACATACAGCTGAACATAATTTCGACCAAGATATTGAATTTATTGAGGATGAAACCTATAACAATCAGATTGTTGCAAGGATTTTAGAATAA
- a CDS encoding sugar transferase, giving the protein MKLHLTNLYGMAGDSTVILAQNAVQKIASQLGFREVGIYFYNIASDSPSEMNKRLDGIMASISIGDILVFQSPTWNGFEFDRVLFDKLKDMQVKIICFIHDVVPLMFDSNYYLMKEYMYMYNLSDVLIVPSEQMKKRLMEEGLTTKKILIQGMWDHPHDLSLYTPTFKKELFFAGSLERFPDLQNWCQDTLLRVFSNKGEASSNARNLSIEGWKKDEELLLELSKGGFGLVWGTHQNDGESNQYYTLNISHKVSTYLTAGIPVIVPSSLSTAKFIVDQGLGFVVNSLEEAHEIVDKMNVEEYQEITNRIKSFSYLLKEGYFTKKLLVDAIYHLGIN; this is encoded by the coding sequence ATGAAATTACATTTAACGAATTTATACGGCATGGCTGGTGATAGTACGGTTATCTTAGCTCAGAATGCTGTTCAAAAGATTGCCAGCCAACTGGGATTTAGAGAAGTCGGTATCTATTTTTATAATATTGCTTCAGACAGTCCTTCTGAAATGAATAAGCGTCTGGATGGCATTATGGCCAGTATTTCAATTGGAGATATATTAGTTTTTCAGTCTCCAACTTGGAATGGCTTTGAGTTTGATCGAGTCTTGTTTGATAAGCTGAAGGATATGCAGGTGAAAATTATTTGCTTTATCCATGATGTCGTTCCTCTCATGTTTGATAGTAACTATTATCTCATGAAAGAGTATATGTACATGTATAACCTATCGGATGTTTTGATTGTTCCATCTGAGCAGATGAAAAAACGCCTGATGGAAGAAGGCTTGACAACCAAGAAGATTCTCATTCAAGGGATGTGGGATCATCCTCATGATTTATCCTTATACACTCCGACTTTTAAAAAAGAACTCTTTTTTGCTGGCAGTTTAGAGCGTTTCCCAGACTTGCAAAATTGGTGCCAAGATACGCTTTTGAGAGTATTTTCAAATAAAGGAGAAGCTAGTTCTAATGCTAGAAATCTGAGTATTGAGGGATGGAAAAAAGATGAGGAACTGTTACTAGAATTATCAAAAGGTGGCTTTGGTCTTGTCTGGGGAACTCATCAAAACGATGGAGAAAGTAATCAATACTATACTTTAAATATATCTCATAAGGTAAGTACCTATCTGACAGCTGGCATACCAGTCATTGTGCCAAGTAGCTTGTCAACTGCTAAATTTATAGTCGATCAAGGTTTAGGCTTTGTGGTGAATAGTCTGGAAGAAGCTCATGAGATAGTTGATAAAATGAATGTCGAAGAATATCAAGAAATAACGAATCGTATCAAGAGCTTTAGCTATCTGCTAAAAGAGGGTTATTTCACTAAAAAGCTACTGGTAGATGCAATCTATCACTTGGGAATTAATTAA
- a CDS encoding acyltransferase, translated as MKKNHLVGDALILTVSDQIEQLYYLLENLPNICFHIAAPVQFSEKIRSLETNYNVRLLTTTNEEQLNFLLDTCDFLLDINHFQEVDAIVSRFVQIGKPIFAFDNTVHGNQGQEVFLSSTPDKLVSRVRDYLNEVRFGTNHQEKIIQDGTWNVFQINDKANLVVGANVICRNFENFHVSSGKLILHDGVFVNNSCSFNCMERIEIGSGTMMGEGVRFYDHDHVYTAEKIEKWQWTTAPIRVGRDCWIGSNVTILKGVTIGDNTIIGAGCLIRNDIPANSVVYNDGHVKIESRR; from the coding sequence ATGAAGAAAAATCATTTAGTAGGTGATGCACTAATCTTAACTGTTAGTGATCAAATTGAACAATTATATTATCTCCTTGAAAACTTGCCAAACATCTGTTTTCATATTGCAGCACCTGTCCAATTTTCCGAGAAAATTCGTAGCTTAGAAACGAACTATAATGTCCGTCTCCTAACGACTACAAATGAAGAACAGCTAAATTTCCTACTAGATACGTGTGACTTTCTATTAGATATCAATCACTTTCAAGAAGTAGATGCTATTGTATCAAGGTTTGTTCAGATTGGGAAACCTATCTTTGCTTTTGACAATACAGTCCATGGAAATCAAGGACAAGAAGTTTTTCTGTCAAGTACACCAGATAAATTGGTTTCTAGAGTGAGAGACTATCTGAATGAAGTCAGATTCGGCACCAATCATCAAGAAAAAATCATCCAAGATGGGACTTGGAATGTATTTCAAATCAATGATAAGGCAAACTTGGTTGTAGGAGCCAATGTCATCTGCAGAAATTTTGAAAATTTTCATGTTTCTTCTGGTAAGTTAATACTGCATGATGGTGTCTTTGTCAATAACTCCTGTAGTTTTAACTGTATGGAAAGAATTGAAATTGGTTCAGGTACCATGATGGGGGAGGGTGTTCGTTTTTATGATCATGACCATGTCTATACTGCTGAAAAAATTGAAAAGTGGCAGTGGACCACAGCTCCGATTAGAGTTGGAAGAGATTGCTGGATAGGAAGTAATGTCACGATTTTAAAAGGAGTGACAATTGGCGATAATACCATTATCGGAGCAGGTTGTCTCATACGCAATGATATTCCGGCAAACAGTGTGGTTTATAATGATGGGCATGTAAAAATAGAAAGTCGAAGATAA